Proteins encoded together in one Hevea brasiliensis isolate MT/VB/25A 57/8 chromosome 16, ASM3005281v1, whole genome shotgun sequence window:
- the LOC110669693 gene encoding uncharacterized protein LOC110669693 isoform X1, with amino-acid sequence MVALPSPPGLVSLMDTVSPTWLTSVFFGIIMCIIVYKLTGFLSPLCFKGYDKLTEAEKIEWNNRGFSTFHALIVASASFYLLLLSGLFYEDSQDELIINRKSIVSNSVLGISVGYFLADLSMILWNFPALGGLEYVLHHGLSMYSIFLSLISGQGQMYILMVLFSEATTPFVNLRWYFDVAGRKSSKMYVCNGVLLFLGWLLARILLFIYFFTHMFIHFDQVKKIFPLGFYSILSVAPILAVMNTIWFWKIAKGLIKTLSRAKRHSQ; translated from the exons ATGGTGGCTTTGCCTTCCCCTCCTGGTCTTGTATCCCTCATGGACACTGTCAGCCCAACCTGGCTGACATCCGTCTTTTTTGGTATCATTATGTGCATAATT GTATATAAATTAACTGGTTTTCTTAGCCCTTTGTGCTTCAAAGGATATGACAAACTCACTGAAGCAGAAAAAATTGAATGGAACAAccg GGGGTTCTCTACATTTCATGCTCTTATTGTAGCATCAGCTTCTTTCTACCTCCTGCTGTTATCAGGTCTTTTTTATGAGGATTCTCAGGATGAGTTAATCATTAATAGAAAGTCAATTGTATCAAACTCTGTATTAGGG ATCTCTGTTGGCTATTTTCTGGCAGACCTGTCAATGATTCTTTGGAATTTCCCAGCTTTGGGTGGTCTGGAGTAT GTCCTGCATCATGGACTATCCATGTATTCAATATTTCTCTCCCTCATAAGTGGTCAAGGACAGATGTACATACTGATGGTTCTCTTCTCTGAGGCCACTactccttttgtaaatttaagaTG GTACTTCGATGTTGCTGGTAGGAAGAGCTCTAAAATGTACGTTTGCAATGGAGTCCTATTGTTCCTTGGGTGGTTG CTTGCAAGGATTCTTCTGTTCATTTACTTCTTCACTCACATGTTCATCCACTTTGATCAG GTGAAAAAGATATTTCCTTTGGGCTTCTATAGCATACTTTCAGTGGCTCCCATATTGGCAGTAATGAATACCATTTGGTTTTGGAAGATAGCAAAAGGTTTGATTAAAACTCTTTCTAGAGCAAAAAGACACAGTCAATGA
- the LOC110669693 gene encoding uncharacterized protein LOC110669693 isoform X2: MVALPSPPGLVSLMDTVSPTWLTSVFFGIIMCIIVYKLTGFLSPLCFKGYDKLTEAEKIEWNNRGFSTFHALIVASASFYLLLLSGLFYEDSQDELIINRKSIVSNSVLGISVGYFLADLSMILWNFPALGGLEYVLHHGLSMYSIFLSLISGQGQMYILMVLFSEATTPFVNLRWYFDVAGRKSSKMYVCNGVLLFLGWLVKKIFPLGFYSILSVAPILAVMNTIWFWKIAKGLIKTLSRAKRHSQ, translated from the exons ATGGTGGCTTTGCCTTCCCCTCCTGGTCTTGTATCCCTCATGGACACTGTCAGCCCAACCTGGCTGACATCCGTCTTTTTTGGTATCATTATGTGCATAATT GTATATAAATTAACTGGTTTTCTTAGCCCTTTGTGCTTCAAAGGATATGACAAACTCACTGAAGCAGAAAAAATTGAATGGAACAAccg GGGGTTCTCTACATTTCATGCTCTTATTGTAGCATCAGCTTCTTTCTACCTCCTGCTGTTATCAGGTCTTTTTTATGAGGATTCTCAGGATGAGTTAATCATTAATAGAAAGTCAATTGTATCAAACTCTGTATTAGGG ATCTCTGTTGGCTATTTTCTGGCAGACCTGTCAATGATTCTTTGGAATTTCCCAGCTTTGGGTGGTCTGGAGTAT GTCCTGCATCATGGACTATCCATGTATTCAATATTTCTCTCCCTCATAAGTGGTCAAGGACAGATGTACATACTGATGGTTCTCTTCTCTGAGGCCACTactccttttgtaaatttaagaTG GTACTTCGATGTTGCTGGTAGGAAGAGCTCTAAAATGTACGTTTGCAATGGAGTCCTATTGTTCCTTGGGTGGTTG GTGAAAAAGATATTTCCTTTGGGCTTCTATAGCATACTTTCAGTGGCTCCCATATTGGCAGTAATGAATACCATTTGGTTTTGGAAGATAGCAAAAGGTTTGATTAAAACTCTTTCTAGAGCAAAAAGACACAGTCAATGA